A region of the Falco biarmicus isolate bFalBia1 chromosome 10, bFalBia1.pri, whole genome shotgun sequence genome:
ctgggaggagggaagaagagaatGTGAACCTAAGCAAAAGAAGGTGATCGTTTCTCTGCAGGAGAAAGTAGTGGGCAGGAAGCAGTAGCCAGGAGCTGTTGGTGCTGTGCATGGAGGACAGCACCACAGCTCAGCTGAAGCTTGTGATCTGGAGATAACTGGCAGCAGGTTAATCTGTCTTGCAGCGTGTGTGTGTCCTGCTGAGTGGCTGGACATGATAGAAAGCTTCCATGTGTGAGAGGCTTGGTCGTGCTCCCGCTGACTTCAAATGGCAAGTGACCACGTGAGGACAGTTCAGTGCATGAAGAAGGGGCGATGCACGTGCTCTAGGCAACGCTATGATTGTCGTGCCCTGTCACGCAGACACTCAAGCCTACGTGTTCCTCTCAAAAGaccccagcagctgcaaagcGTACTAAATTCATCAGCCTCTTCCAGGGTCTCTGTTAGTCTGCTGACAGCTGACAAAGTCCTACTGAGCACTGGGGAACAGCGTCCTGGGTGGCTCTTCTGGTCTCCTCTTTCTAGGACATCCGTACTTGCCAGCCACTGGAACTAAAAAACAGGGCTTCGTCTCAGCTCAATGGAAATACACTGTCAGACAGCTCTGTGGAGGACTTTGGTGGGAAACCAGTAGGTTAAAAATGGATCCTTCCCCTCTGAAGCAGAGTTGGGGGAGAGGAAGGCTGGATTGGTGGTGGAGGGGATTAGGATCTGTAGATTGCTGGGGAATGGGACAGCTgtacttgctttttcttgctaCTCTCCTTCAGTTGGGGAAGCAGTGTCTCTGAACTTAGGTCTACTGGGTGTAAACTGGAGTCCTAAACAAGCCAGCTGCAGTCTGTTTCTCTCTGAAAGCAGGTGAGCATGAAGTTCCTGGAGCAGCTGTCCATAGTTCTGCTTTATCCTGAGTTAATAGTGTTTGGGACGTGCTGGTTGagaagggttaaaaaaaataaaaacccaatCAGAAGTTACTAATAGCATTGCTTTGCCTACTAAGTTTTGTGTGTCCAGAATTGTCTGTGAGGGAGTACTCGCTGTTGAGAAACCAGCCCTTAAAAGGAGCGCAGGCTGGGCGTCTCAACCTGGATTTGGTGTTATTCTTAAAGATCCCAGGATAGGAGTGGAGATTTCCCCcaaggtttttattttgaacGGTCACCTCCTCTCCTGTTGCTGGAAACAGTTCATGCCAAAAGGGTGAAGCACTTCAGCAGGAAGGCAGTGCCTGTGTGCAGAGTGAAGGGGctggtgcagctgctgctgccctcttcGTACGCTGTCACCCTCCTTGCCTTCCTTCAGTGCCTGTCggaggctgcaggtgggtgtATTGTGTTGGAGGAAGGCTGGAATTAGCCACATGTAAAGTTTCACTGTGCTGGTACCCCACAGCCAGGCCAGTTTTGAGGAAGACAGTCAGAAGCAACCAGCTGTGGGACACTGGAAGCCACTAATGCCATCCAAAGGCAGCAAGGAGGAGCCAGAGGCCGGGTGGCAGGATGCTGGAGGTGTGGATGAGACCCAGTCCACTGAGCAGCTCAATGTGTCGCGTCTACGCAGCTCCTCGGTGGAGATCCGCGAAAAGGGGTCTGAATTCCTGAAGGAAGAGCTGCACAAAGCGCAGAAGGTAAGGCCCAGAGTTTGTGAGAACACTCGAGGATGGTAGCACAGATTTGAGCAGCGAGGGTTTTCCTAGAGGTGATGCCAAGGGGAGCAGGGTCTGAATGTGGCTGCGATGCAGTctggagcaggcagaagaaGAGAGGTTTGGTTGAGGGGTCCATAAAGTGCTTTGGACAAGACATCAGTCGGTAGGCTGACCCAAAGCCTCTATGCTGACATCCAAATTAGTCCTGGAaacctgctgcagaaagcagcttgaGGCAGGCAGTGCTTGCTATGGAGTCTCCTTGGAAATGGCACATGAGCAGTTCCAGCCTGAAAAGCCTGCTGCAACTTGTGGAGGGATGCCTTTGGTCGCACAGAGTGTGCTATGGAGCTTAGTTACAGCAGTCTTGGGCCtgtggtggggaggaaggatTGTGGTAGACAGGTGGGGGCAGGCGTCAGCACTGCTGGGGCCCACCGTGAGCTCACACGTCCCTCCATTTCCTCAACAGGAGCTGAAGCTGAAGGACAAAGAATGCGAGAGATTGTCAAAAGTCAGAGAGCAACTGGAGCAGGAACTAGAGGAGTTAACAGCTAGCCTATTTGAAGTACCaccctcttccttttcccatcaTTTCTTAAGCTAAGCTTATGTCCAACTCCTTTAAGACAATCTTTCCCTGAACTTCCATCCATCTCCTCCCAcagtttcctcctttcctctgttGTTCTTTCCCACTTGgagaagcagagctgggcagtgctgcaggcagagcctcAAGGCAGAGGGGCATGTAGCTGCTCCTGGGGAGCATTTGCATgcatttctttccccttctaGCAGCTGTGGGGTGGCATAAAGAGCACAGTAGTTCTGGGTCTGTACATCTGATAGCCAAAACAGATGGGGGGGGGGTGCCTGTAGCTGGAGCTAAGCATagctccctgtccctctcctgTGCCTGCTCTGGAGTCTGGACAGCAGCCGCTGTGTAATACAGATGATTCCCTGGCTCGTGTCAGCCCTCGCTGGGAGTGGGAACAAGCAGGGTGTCCTCATATACTCTGCTGCAGTGTGTTCAGAAGGCCTGttggttgtttcttttgtaACTTAACTCTTGCCAAGCTCTATCCTGGCAAAATCCCATTTACTAGCAGCTCTAATGTCTGGATCTGACTGGGCAGTGAGGAAAGCCAGAGCCTATCTGTACCCTTGAAACACAGGCTGGTGCTGTGTGTGAGGGCCAAAAGAGCATCCCTCTCCTGGAGATAACGGCTGCCTGGGCTCAGGGTGAACTTAAAAGATAACGTAGCTGAGGGCCATCCCCTTCCTTTGGTGGCCTTGGACAGACCGCTTCTAGGCAGTGGCTGAAGGGATGCCCCAGCTGAGATTCGCACTGCTCCCCCCCTCCTgtggaaaaagcttttaagcTAGCCTCTGCCGTGTGTTCCCACGTGAGCTACAGCTCCTGCTGCGTTGCAGCCATGCCCTGAGCAGTGAGGGTGGCTGCTCCGCCAGGGAAGTGGGAGCAAAGTGCGATAACAAGCCCGGCAAGAGCAGTGACCTTGCCAGTGAGGAGCCAAGACATGGAGCGGCCAGTCTGGATCAGGATCAGTGCCACAGATGGCATTCAGGGACAGAAAACAGCCCAGTGACCAGACAGCAAGTCTACAGTGACAGTGCAGGCCTGAGGTCAAGTCAGGAAGCCAAGTGAGTGAGTCTGAGGCAAGGTCAGTCGCAGAGGGGTTGGATGGGGTGCAGATGCAGGTGCTGCACAGCTGTGATGTCACGTGTGTGGGTGCTAGTGCTAAAGCCTCAGCTTTAAAGCAATTCCCAAGGGCGAGGAAGGGCAGGCCCCAGCTTTTAGCTTTCGTCACAGCAGCCCGTATCAGTGAAAGAGATGACCTTGGACTCAGCCAGCTAAACTCTTTAATTTAGCCAGCTACACTCCTAGAAGGAGCAGGCACTCCAGGCTCTGGCACTGAGCCTGCTCTGGGAAATTCTGGGGGCAGGTTCTTCACAGCTGACTGAGTAAAACCCTCAAATGTGGCAGTGGTGTCTGTCCCTCTGCTTGCTTGCCCAGAGCCTGCGATGCGGCAGAGCTTTGGCCTGCCCTGGTGGCTTTATGAATTGGGCTTGCAGCAGAGACTAAAATTCTCTCTGGTCCAGGAAGCGCACAAGATGGTGAGAGAAGCAAACACTAAACAGGCGGCatcagagaagcagctgagggaggcACGGGGGAAGGTGAGAACTGCACTCTCTGGGACTTGATCTCTGTGCTAGGTCAGTgccgtccctgcccagcccGGCCGTGGTGCTGCTTGGTGGCTGGAGGGGAGTAAAGTGCTGCATCTCGGTCTCTCTGAGATGCTGCTTTTGCTCTGTTTGCTCTCCAGCTCACACTGAGTGAGGGGGAACCACAGAGAAATGATACGCTGTTTGATTGCTGCAGTGGTGGGGAAGGTAGAGCAGGGGGCTGGGTGGTGGGAATTTCCTGGCaaggctgctgctcagctggtTCCTTCTTGAGGACAGAAGTTTCTTCTGGGTTATTAGGTCTGAAGAGAGCCTGGGGCAAAATACACTCAAACTGAGGAGCACAGGGATGGGTTcccaaacagctgctgctgagccctgtGTAAAATTTTGGGTGATGGTGGGCATTTGGGATAATGGGGTGAAGGCTTCATGTCTTTGTGGGCTCGTAGCTGGTTCCCTGTGGCTTTAGCATTTGGTGGGGTGCAGCAAGCTCAagctcagcagtgctggaagTGCAGTTGACTCTTGCCTTCTCTCCTCAGATCGacatgctgcaggcagaggtAACGGCTCTGAAGACGCTGGTGATCACATCTACACCTTCCTCTCCAAACCGGGAGCTGCACCCTCAGCTCCAGAGCCCTTCCAAAGCTGTCTTCAGGAAGGGCCACGGGCGAAATAAAAGCACCAGCAGTGCAATGGTCTCCGCTGCCAGCCAGAACGTGACTCCAGAGCCAGTCAGTCATGAGCGCAGAGAGGTGGGTGAGGGCCACTCGCTGCCACTGTGCTGGGGGAGCCCTGCGGCTTCTGACTCGGGCTTCCTGGAGAGCTTTGTGGTTTCAGTGTTGGGAAAAGCTGTTTGTGCAGAATGTGGCTTGTTCCCTAAATTTGTGCTGAGACAGGCTCTGGAGGGTTTCCATTTGCAGAGATTTCCTCTTCTGGGAAGGATGTTAAAGGCTGCGTCAGGACAGCTGCTAGAGGAAGCAGCTGAGGGATGGGATCCCTGGAAGGCACAGACAGATCTGGGAGTGGATATGTCAGGAGTTGCTGAGCAGAAGTCAGTCATTTGCTGCATCTTGGCAGCTGAGTCCACTACCTGTTCTGGCATGATTTGTGGttgtttcttctctctgcctAGTTTGGCTTGGACACCAGGACACCTCCATCAACTTGTAGTCTCTGTCACTTGTTCTCTGTTCTTGGGCATGTcactgttcttcctcttctttgcaGAGCCTGTATtcaattaattatatttaattccTTCCTCACTGGAAGGAACTGGGGAGAGAAGTGCACAAAGCGTTTGTGAATAGCTTTTAAACAAACTCTGTTTAATTCCCTTTGGAGATCCTTTAATAGTCCCCCCCCTGCCGTGACCATGGGTGTAAGTGACGCTCCTTCTGGCTAACAGGACCTTTCCTCCTGGGAACTTTCCACTAGCCACATGTACACAGCTGTCTGGGGAGCAGAAAGGAGGCAGCTTATGGCACTGGGTcaggaagaatgaaaatggGTGAGAATATGGTGGGGTAATAGTGATTATTTTGGGAGCCGCAGCCTCTGTCATGAAGAATTGGTGAGGGAACATGAAGGCACCTGGTCACTTGGCTTGAGTGAGAACGTCTGCAGAAGGGCCACTCGTGAAATTAATCCTCTTGCCAAACAGGACCGTGCTGGCAACACTAGTAACATTTGCTTTTGGCAGTGGATTCAGTGACTGTGCCTTGTCAGCTTCTGCGCAGTGCTCTTGTGCTGGAGTTTAGATGAAATGCTTTGGGCAACAGTGGCTGTAGCCATTGCCCTGAGGCAGCAATAGCAACAAGAGATGAAGATCTTTAACTCTGTTCacaggcagagaggaaaaggcTATGTCAGAAGggaagccaaaggaaaaaatcagttCAGTAACTGTGAAGGCCTGTTGCACTGATCTCTCGTGGTCAAGCAGATAACAGGCCAGATACACTGGAAGCCGGAGTCAAATGCAGTCAGCTAGAATCTGCTTGAGggctgagaagaaaaaggttttaatctttttaagGGCTTGTGACCTCTCCCAGTGCTAACCATTCCTCCAGTCAAAGCAGAGGAGCTCCAAACCGAATGGCCAGTTCGGTGAACCACTGGCAGAAGTTGCCCTCTGCCTCTGGTAAGCAGAGATAACTTTTACCTACTGGGTAgttcattttgctgttcttgGCTCAGTCTCGACAAAGCTCATGTTGGCGACCTTTAAAGAAATGCTGGCTCTTGT
Encoded here:
- the RAB3IL1 gene encoding guanine nucleotide exchange factor for Rab-3A isoform X2, which encodes MSLFSQASFEEDSQKQPAVGHWKPLMPSKGSKEEPEAGWQDAGGVDETQSTEQLNVSRLRSSSVEIREKGSEFLKEELHKAQKELKLKDKECERLSKVREQLEQELEELTASLFEEAHKMVREANTKQAASEKQLREARGKIDMLQAEVTALKTLVITSTPSSPNRELHPQLQSPSKAVFRKGHGRNKSTSSAMVSAASQNVTPEPVSHERREVDSILFAEFQAWKESPTLDKSCSFLDRIYREDVGPCLDFTKQELSELVRVAVEQNTLTIEPVASQTLPVVNVSAEECGGPKKCALSGLPRTCKHRIMLGDSGNYYYISPSCRARITAVCNFFTYIRYIQQGLVRQDVELMYWEVMRLRREMSLAKLGFYPSEM
- the RAB3IL1 gene encoding guanine nucleotide exchange factor for Rab-3A isoform X1, which codes for MSLFSQASFEEDSQKQPAVGHWKPLMPSKGSKEEPEAGWQDAGGVDETQSTEQLNVSRLRSSSVEIREKGSEFLKEELHKAQKELKLKDKECERLSKVREQLEQELEELTASLFEEAHKMVREANTKQAASEKQLREARGKIDMLQAEVTALKTLVITSTPSSPNRELHPQLQSPSKAVFRKGHGRNKSTSSAMVSAASQNVTPEPVSHERREVDSILFAEFQAWKESPTLDKSCSFLDRIYREDVGPCLDFTKQELSELVRVAVEQNTLTIEPVASQTLPVVNVSAEECGGPNGFRSQIVTKCALSGLPRTCKHRIMLGDSGNYYYISPSCRARITAVCNFFTYIRYIQQGLVRQDVELMYWEVMRLRREMSLAKLGFYPSEM
- the RAB3IL1 gene encoding guanine nucleotide exchange factor for Rab-3A isoform X6, translated to MRRGQASFEEDSQKQPAVGHWKPLMPSKGSKEEPEAGWQDAGGVDETQSTEQLNVSRLRSSSVEIREKGSEFLKEELHKAQKELKLKDKECERLSKVREQLEQELEELTASLFEEAHKMVREANTKQAASEKQLREARGKIDMLQAEVTALKTLVITSTPSSPNRELHPQLQSPSKAVFRKGHGRNKSTSSAMVSAASQNVTPEPVSHERREVDSILFAEFQAWKESPTLDKSCSFLDRIYREDVGPCLDFTKQELSELVRVAVEQNTLTIEPVASQTLPVVNVSAEECGGPNGFRSQIVTKCALSGLPRTCKHRIMLGDSGNYYYISPSCRARITAVCNFFTYIRYIQQGLVRQDVELMYWEVMRLRREMSLAKLGFYPSEM
- the RAB3IL1 gene encoding guanine nucleotide exchange factor for Rab-3A isoform X5, which encodes MEIHCQTALWRTLVGNHQASFEEDSQKQPAVGHWKPLMPSKGSKEEPEAGWQDAGGVDETQSTEQLNVSRLRSSSVEIREKGSEFLKEELHKAQKELKLKDKECERLSKVREQLEQELEELTASLFEEAHKMVREANTKQAASEKQLREARGKIDMLQAEVTALKTLVITSTPSSPNRELHPQLQSPSKAVFRKGHGRNKSTSSAMVSAASQNVTPEPVSHERREVDSILFAEFQAWKESPTLDKSCSFLDRIYREDVGPCLDFTKQELSELVRVAVEQNTLTIEPVASQTLPVVNVSAEECGGPNGFRSQIVTKCALSGLPRTCKHRIMLGDSGNYYYISPSCRARITAVCNFFTYIRYIQQGLVRQDVELMYWEVMRLRREMSLAKLGFYPSEM